The Flammeovirgaceae bacterium genome contains a region encoding:
- a CDS encoding N-acetylmuramoyl-L-alanine amidase has product MRLKAEGTFETLKIRYKFTTLRKGIANRLNIVRPVRNIGITALCIAITLLNSSSTLPVREYKVNTIVIDAGHGGKDPGTIGKANNKEKDIALSISLKVGEYIQKNIPGVKVLYTRKDDRYVIWDDRANLANRNKADIFISIHVNASPSPQVYGTETWVMGLHKTESNLAVAKRENSVILLDENSKERAEGFDPNSPESYILFSLTQSAYTESSLKLAAKIQEQFEKRVGRKNHGVKQAGFLVLWKTAMPSVLVEVGFLSNEKEEQFLASEKGQDLLASGIYRAVREYKNEVESLN; this is encoded by the coding sequence ATGCGGCTAAAGGCAGAGGGCACGTTCGAAACGTTGAAAATCCGGTATAAATTCACAACTTTGCGTAAAGGTATTGCAAATCGGTTGAACATTGTAAGGCCCGTGAGGAATATAGGAATAACAGCGCTCTGCATAGCAATAACCCTGCTAAACTCCTCAAGTACCTTGCCGGTAAGGGAGTATAAAGTAAACACCATTGTAATTGATGCCGGCCATGGGGGTAAAGATCCGGGTACCATTGGTAAAGCCAATAATAAGGAGAAAGACATCGCCCTGAGTATATCGCTAAAGGTTGGTGAGTACATCCAGAAAAATATTCCTGGTGTTAAGGTGCTGTACACCCGCAAAGACGATCGATATGTAATCTGGGATGACCGCGCCAACCTGGCTAACCGCAATAAAGCCGATATATTTATCTCCATTCATGTAAATGCCAGTCCCAGTCCGCAGGTGTATGGAACAGAAACCTGGGTAATGGGCCTTCATAAAACAGAGAGCAACCTGGCGGTTGCCAAGCGGGAAAATTCAGTTATTCTTTTGGATGAAAACTCCAAGGAGCGTGCAGAGGGATTTGACCCGAACAGCCCGGAGTCATACATATTGTTTTCGCTTACACAAAGCGCGTATACCGAAAGCAGCCTGAAACTGGCGGCAAAAATTCAGGAGCAATTTGAAAAACGGGTAGGGCGCAAAAACCACGGTGTAAAGCAGGCCGGCTTTCTGGTATTATGGAAAACAGCTATGCCCAGCGTACTGGTTGAAGTAGGGTTTCTGTCCAACGAAAAGGAAGAGCAGTTTCTGGCTTCCGAAAAAGGTCAGGATCTGCTGGCTTCAGGGATTTACCGGGCTGTTCGTGAGTATAAAAATGAAGTAGAATCTCTAAATTAA
- a CDS encoding nucleoside phosphorylase produces MPRISETDLILNKDGSVYHLNLLPKHVSEIVIMVGDPGRVYRVSRFFDEVVFEMNKREFITHVGEFNGKRITVMSTGIGTDNVEIVLTELDALVNIDLKTREPKTKKKKLKIIRIGTSGALQEDIPVGAHLISEYGVGLDNLMNFYELPLTNFEKRIGKDIKRHTGLAFTPYVVRGSDLLLTRIGQDMIVGNTITAPGFYAPQGRKIRATARYPNLLDDFTYYHNKAGNFWLTNFEMETAAYYALGRLLDHEVISVNAIIANRVKKKFMKNHDKAIDDLIQKVLERV; encoded by the coding sequence ATGCCCCGCATCTCCGAAACCGACCTTATCCTGAATAAAGACGGCAGTGTTTACCACCTTAACCTGCTGCCAAAACATGTATCGGAAATTGTAATCATGGTGGGCGACCCGGGCCGGGTTTACCGGGTAAGCCGGTTTTTTGATGAGGTGGTATTTGAAATGAACAAGCGGGAGTTCATTACGCACGTGGGAGAATTTAATGGGAAACGAATAACTGTGATGAGTACCGGCATCGGCACCGACAACGTTGAAATTGTACTGACCGAACTGGATGCGCTGGTGAATATCGATTTGAAAACCCGCGAACCGAAAACCAAAAAGAAAAAACTGAAGATTATCCGCATCGGCACCTCCGGGGCGTTGCAGGAAGATATTCCGGTGGGCGCTCATTTAATATCAGAATACGGTGTGGGGCTCGATAACCTTATGAATTTTTACGAATTGCCTTTGACTAATTTTGAAAAGCGCATCGGCAAAGATATTAAACGCCATACCGGCCTTGCGTTTACACCGTACGTGGTGCGCGGATCCGACTTATTGTTAACCCGGATCGGTCAGGACATGATTGTTGGTAATACCATTACTGCTCCAGGATTCTACGCCCCGCAGGGACGGAAAATACGGGCCACCGCGCGCTACCCGAATCTGCTGGACGATTTTACATATTACCACAACAAGGCCGGTAATTTCTGGTTAACCAATTTTGAAATGGAAACGGCAGCGTACTATGCACTCGGCCGGTTGCTCGACCATGAAGTAATCAGCGTTAACGCCATTATCGCCAACCGGGTCAAGAAAAAGTTTATGAAAAATCACGATAAGGCTATTGATGATTTGATACAAAAAGTACTGGAACGGGTATAA
- a CDS encoding LPS-assembly protein LptD, with protein sequence MPSAFSRIALFCFFITYSSIAYTQVVPDSLQTINPSDTTKNPADTIPKKGDIETTIIYSARDSIHTSIDGKIIWLYGNAKITYGAIQLDAEEIIIDYANSTLTAHGKRDSLGRRVGFPIFKNGPEVYETKDITYNFKTGRARISEVVTQQGEGYLHGDVVYKNERNELLSLRNTYTTCNLEHPHFRIRSTRTKAIPDDKIVSGPFYVEFNDVPLYPIGFLFGMFPAQQKSTSGILFPSFGEDRRLGFNLRDLGYFFDVSEYMKLALTFDLYSKGGFAGRVALPYMKRYSFNGNLNFSYSRYRFSDKIEDQSVSRDFQINWSHTPQSKGTGRFSASVSAASNSFNQNNNLNQGMPASIYSQGLTNTTRKMNSNISYSKRFAGTPFNLGLNASHSQDLQTKQVDLTLPSLTVNMQNLYPFQRKDGTPTALDNFSIGYSMAASNRITNNLGRIGTSTQDSIAPFTVENLPKFIENGKNGIRHSVPIGYSFKAFRFFTVSPQFSYEEKWYFEKLGWSYNIQNNQPVLVASDTIKGFNRIANYSISAGFNTRIFGTYFFKRGNVKAIRHVMNPTISFSYVPDYTKNTNYFQPINENGKMRYQSRHQGFLYGGSNTGKSGSIGFGLGNTLEMKVKSAKDTVARKVNLLNSLSINTAYNLVADSFKLAPFSLAANTNILDNLINLNLNATLDPYTIVTRTDENGKKTEVRIDEYAWKGGSLGRITSGTIALSTNLNPKGREQDQKSREKIAKSDLPEQEKQYYLNNPDTYIDFEIPWSLRLNYSLQFSHPVNTDIRITQALQFSGDIALSEKWKAMFSSGYDFENKTLTLTNIGITRDLHCWTLMFNWVPFGTFTQYNFRINVKASILSDLKLERRQPFYINR encoded by the coding sequence GTGCCCTCTGCCTTTAGCCGCATCGCCCTGTTCTGTTTTTTTATAACCTACTCATCCATAGCCTATACACAGGTGGTACCTGATAGCCTGCAAACCATAAACCCCAGCGATACAACCAAAAACCCTGCCGATACCATCCCCAAAAAGGGCGACATCGAAACAACTATTATCTATTCCGCACGGGATTCCATCCATACCAGTATTGACGGAAAAATTATATGGCTGTACGGTAATGCGAAGATTACCTATGGAGCCATTCAACTGGACGCTGAAGAAATAATTATTGATTATGCCAACAGCACACTTACGGCCCACGGCAAGCGCGACTCACTGGGGCGCAGGGTGGGTTTTCCGATTTTTAAGAACGGGCCCGAGGTTTACGAAACCAAAGACATTACCTACAACTTTAAAACCGGTCGGGCCCGGATCTCCGAAGTCGTTACCCAGCAGGGCGAAGGCTATCTGCATGGCGATGTGGTGTATAAAAACGAGCGGAATGAATTGCTGAGTTTGCGCAATACCTATACCACCTGTAACCTGGAACATCCGCATTTTCGAATCCGCTCCACAAGAACCAAGGCCATACCCGATGACAAGATTGTTTCGGGGCCATTTTATGTTGAGTTCAACGATGTGCCGCTTTATCCCATCGGTTTCTTGTTCGGCATGTTTCCGGCTCAGCAAAAAAGCACATCCGGAATTCTCTTCCCCTCCTTTGGCGAAGATCGCAGGCTTGGCTTTAACCTGCGCGATTTAGGCTACTTTTTTGATGTGAGCGAATACATGAAACTCGCCCTGACTTTCGACCTATACTCCAAAGGCGGGTTTGCCGGCCGGGTTGCATTGCCTTACATGAAACGGTATAGCTTCAATGGCAACCTAAACTTCAGCTACTCACGTTACCGGTTTAGTGATAAAATTGAAGACCAATCCGTATCGCGCGATTTCCAGATAAACTGGAGCCACACTCCGCAAAGCAAAGGAACCGGCCGTTTTTCGGCTTCTGTATCGGCTGCCAGCAACTCCTTTAACCAAAATAACAACCTCAACCAGGGCATGCCAGCAAGCATTTACTCACAGGGGCTTACCAACACCACGCGCAAAATGAATTCAAACATCTCCTACAGTAAACGGTTTGCGGGAACGCCCTTTAACCTGGGGTTAAATGCCAGCCACAGCCAGGATTTACAAACCAAACAGGTTGACCTGACGCTGCCTTCCCTGACAGTAAATATGCAAAACCTTTATCCTTTTCAACGCAAAGACGGTACACCTACCGCGCTTGACAATTTCAGCATCGGGTATAGCATGGCAGCCTCCAACCGGATTACAAACAACCTGGGCCGTATCGGCACTTCCACACAGGACAGCATAGCCCCCTTTACAGTTGAAAATCTCCCCAAATTCATTGAGAACGGTAAAAACGGAATCCGGCATTCCGTGCCCATCGGCTATTCGTTTAAAGCCTTTCGGTTTTTTACCGTTTCACCCCAATTCTCGTACGAAGAAAAATGGTATTTCGAAAAACTGGGGTGGTCGTACAACATCCAAAACAACCAGCCGGTACTGGTGGCTTCTGATACCATAAAAGGCTTTAACCGCATCGCCAACTATTCTATATCGGCAGGTTTTAATACACGTATTTTCGGTACTTATTTTTTTAAGCGGGGTAATGTAAAAGCCATCCGGCATGTTATGAACCCGACCATTTCGTTTAGCTATGTGCCTGATTACACCAAAAACACCAACTACTTTCAACCGATTAACGAAAACGGAAAAATGAGGTACCAATCGCGGCACCAGGGCTTTTTATACGGAGGTTCCAACACCGGCAAAAGCGGTTCCATCGGATTCGGGCTTGGCAACACCCTGGAGATGAAGGTGAAATCAGCGAAGGATACTGTTGCCCGAAAAGTAAATCTGCTTAATAGTTTATCAATAAACACCGCGTACAACCTTGTTGCCGATTCATTTAAACTGGCCCCTTTCAGCCTGGCGGCCAACACCAACATACTGGACAATCTGATTAACCTGAACCTGAATGCAACGCTGGATCCATACACCATTGTTACCCGTACGGATGAGAACGGAAAAAAAACCGAGGTGAGGATTGATGAGTATGCCTGGAAAGGCGGCAGCCTGGGGCGCATCACCTCCGGAACTATTGCATTAAGTACCAACCTCAACCCAAAAGGCCGTGAGCAGGACCAAAAAAGCCGGGAGAAAATTGCTAAATCCGACTTACCCGAGCAGGAAAAGCAATACTACCTTAACAATCCCGATACGTACATCGATTTTGAAATCCCCTGGAGCCTCCGCCTGAATTACAGCCTTCAATTTTCTCATCCGGTTAACACCGATATCCGCATAACACAGGCCCTGCAGTTTTCGGGCGATATAGCCCTTTCAGAAAAATGGAAAGCCATGTTCAGCTCCGGTTACGATTTCGAAAACAAAACGTTAACGCTTACCAACATCGGCATTACCCGAGACCTTCACTGCTGGACATTGATGTTCAACTGGGTTCCCTTCGGAACGTTTACACAGTATAACTTCCGGATTAATGTAAAGGCCTCTATTCTATCGGATTTGAAACTGGAACGCAGGCAACCCTTCTATATCAACCGGTAA
- a CDS encoding MCE family protein has product MKISKEVRVGLFMVVSLVLLYLGFNYLKGIDFFSSRKKYYAVYENVDQLMPSNQVFLSGVSVGRVSRIQIDQVRRRVIVEMEIDSYVRLGDSTVAILNGDFLGTKFIQLNIGRIRRELKAKDTLRSDVAKGITDFLAENAAPVTDNLQSTLRKLNTILDNLGRNSYKLDSIFDGFKQTPVLLNNTIVNANHKMDSVSANLSALSRSLRGTLSELRPTLTNLKVFSDSLKAVEVSKTLKNIEGTLAKLNESLSRLSKGDNTMSKLMTEDTLYVNLNKLLVSLDSLANHLNENPKHFMAPLGKSRNKIQRDLERQRKEDAKK; this is encoded by the coding sequence ATGAAGATATCCAAAGAAGTACGTGTAGGCCTGTTCATGGTCGTGTCATTGGTGTTGCTCTACCTGGGCTTCAATTACCTGAAGGGCATTGATTTCTTTTCTTCCCGAAAAAAATATTATGCCGTTTACGAAAACGTGGATCAACTCATGCCTTCCAACCAGGTTTTTCTGAGCGGGGTTTCGGTGGGCCGGGTTAGCCGCATACAGATTGACCAGGTGAGAAGGCGTGTTATTGTTGAGATGGAAATTGATTCGTACGTGCGTCTGGGCGATTCAACGGTGGCCATTCTGAATGGCGATTTTCTGGGCACCAAGTTTATTCAATTAAATATCGGCCGCATCAGGCGTGAACTGAAAGCCAAGGACACGTTGCGATCGGATGTGGCCAAAGGCATTACCGATTTTCTGGCCGAAAATGCTGCACCGGTTACCGATAATTTACAAAGTACGCTTCGTAAACTCAATACAATACTTGATAACCTGGGCCGCAATTCATATAAACTGGATTCGATATTTGACGGGTTTAAACAAACTCCGGTTTTGCTCAACAACACCATTGTTAATGCCAACCATAAAATGGATAGCGTTTCTGCTAATCTGAGTGCATTGTCGCGCAGCCTGCGGGGCACCCTATCCGAACTACGCCCCACGCTTACCAACCTGAAAGTTTTTTCTGACTCGCTGAAGGCCGTAGAAGTAAGCAAGACGCTGAAAAATATTGAGGGCACCCTGGCAAAACTCAACGAATCGCTGTCGCGCTTAAGCAAGGGCGATAATACCATGAGCAAACTGATGACGGAGGACACCTTATACGTGAATCTCAACAAGCTGTTAGTTTCGCTTGATTCATTAGCCAATCACCTCAACGAAAATCCTAAACACTTTATGGCTCCGCTGGGTAAAAGCCGAAACAAAATTCAGCGCGACCTGGAACGCCAGCGAAAGGAGGATGCAAAAAAGTAG
- a CDS encoding DNA polymerase III subunit alpha yields the protein MYLNCHTAFSFKYGTLPVQKLAEEACRCGVRKLALTEINNVASYIEMLRVCKTLLQRGTDKNLEIVLGVEFRNKESDHELLYVILARNNSGFEKINRFLSHHHAAGKPFPQRAPEIEDVFVIYPFGKTEPERLRSNEFIGVGLHQLNQYNRYPNRKAYAPRFVLLQPVTFSSAIDFNVHRLLRAIHYNTVLSKLHPYRQARADEVMMPVQELMNRLARYPELIENTTRLLNQCSIDFTLGEDKNKKHVTGSEASDWDFLVTRAWEGFQRLYDAGNPVLRERFQRELSIIRQKGFCAYYLIAYDLVCFARASHFDFVGRGSGANSMVAYCLGITNVDPVELDLYFERFLNTERTSPPDFDIDFSWDNRDAVYEYLFSRYGRDHVCLLGTHVTYQKRSVLRELGKVFGLPKAEIDALVEYPEENRHRDHITELIFNYADRIKDLPANISIHAGGVLITEKPIYAYTATELPPKGLPVSHFEMHNAEDLGIYKFDILSQRGLGHIKETVKHIRRNRGVDVNVYRFGDFKKDEKIKQLMRAGKTMGCFYVESPAMRMLLGKLRCEDYLTLVAASSIIRPGVARSGMMRAYIERFHAVQNGGTYESIHPKMDELMKETYGVMVYQEDVIKVAHYFAGLTLTEADVLRRGMSGKYRSREEFKRVQDKFFENCRQRNYPQHVIERVWYEIESFSGYSFAKGHSASYAVESYQSLYLKAHYPLEFMVGVINNFGGFYKTEFYVHEARMNGAVMEAPCVNYSEYLTTIYGNCMYLGFIHLKSLETRIAQQIAVERSRCGEFKSLHDFLRRVNPGLEQVRILIRVGAFRFTGKSKQRLLWEAMLYLGQARTKVPSAELFDTEPAEYPLPPLQRGELEDAFDEIELLGFPLCNPFKLVTPVDSTHTVGDLPGCIGKTVCILGYMVTIKYTSTIKGDPMYFGTFYDKQGDVFDTVHFPDAARRFPFRGRGFYLIKGTVAEDFGVNMIEVDAMDKIPMVSQRAEEFMREDSLTKVEVIGG from the coding sequence ATGTACCTGAACTGCCATACCGCCTTTAGTTTTAAATATGGCACCCTGCCGGTGCAAAAACTGGCAGAGGAAGCCTGCCGATGCGGAGTGCGCAAACTGGCGCTAACCGAAATCAACAATGTGGCCTCGTACATTGAAATGCTGCGGGTTTGTAAAACACTCCTTCAGCGGGGGACAGACAAGAACCTGGAGATAGTACTTGGAGTGGAGTTCAGAAACAAGGAGAGCGACCATGAATTACTGTATGTTATCCTGGCGCGCAACAACAGCGGCTTTGAAAAGATAAACCGGTTTCTGTCGCACCACCATGCTGCCGGCAAGCCGTTTCCACAGCGGGCCCCCGAAATAGAAGATGTTTTTGTTATTTATCCTTTCGGAAAAACAGAACCGGAACGCCTGCGCTCCAATGAATTTATCGGGGTAGGGCTTCATCAGCTAAACCAATACAACCGGTATCCCAACCGAAAAGCATATGCACCACGGTTTGTGTTGCTTCAGCCGGTAACGTTTTCCTCGGCAATTGATTTTAATGTACACCGGTTGTTGCGGGCCATCCACTACAACACGGTGCTCAGCAAGCTGCATCCCTACCGGCAGGCCCGTGCCGATGAGGTGATGATGCCAGTTCAAGAATTGATGAACCGGCTGGCGCGCTATCCTGAATTGATTGAAAACACTACCCGGCTGCTCAATCAGTGTTCAATTGATTTTACGCTGGGTGAAGACAAGAATAAAAAACACGTTACCGGCAGCGAAGCCAGCGACTGGGATTTTCTGGTTACCCGGGCGTGGGAAGGTTTTCAACGGCTGTACGATGCCGGCAATCCGGTTTTACGCGAACGCTTTCAGCGCGAACTCAGCATCATCCGGCAGAAGGGATTTTGTGCCTATTACCTGATTGCCTACGACCTGGTTTGCTTTGCCCGCGCCAGCCATTTCGATTTTGTGGGCCGCGGCAGCGGAGCCAACAGCATGGTGGCCTACTGCCTGGGCATTACCAACGTTGACCCGGTTGAACTGGACCTGTATTTCGAACGGTTTTTAAACACCGAGCGCACCTCGCCACCCGATTTTGACATTGACTTTTCGTGGGACAACCGCGATGCTGTTTATGAATACCTGTTTTCCCGATACGGCCGCGACCACGTATGCCTGCTGGGTACGCATGTTACCTACCAGAAGCGCTCGGTGCTGCGCGAGCTGGGAAAAGTGTTCGGTTTACCTAAAGCCGAAATTGATGCGTTGGTGGAATACCCGGAAGAAAACCGCCACCGCGATCACATTACTGAACTGATTTTTAACTATGCCGATCGCATCAAGGATTTGCCCGCCAACATTTCCATCCATGCCGGTGGTGTGCTCATCACCGAAAAACCCATCTATGCCTATACCGCCACCGAACTACCGCCAAAAGGTTTACCCGTATCGCACTTCGAAATGCACAATGCCGAAGATTTGGGCATCTACAAATTTGACATTCTCAGCCAGCGCGGGCTGGGGCATATTAAGGAAACCGTAAAGCATATAAGGCGCAACCGCGGTGTTGATGTAAATGTGTACCGCTTTGGTGATTTTAAAAAGGATGAGAAAATAAAGCAGCTGATGCGTGCCGGCAAAACCATGGGTTGTTTTTATGTGGAGTCGCCCGCCATGCGCATGTTACTGGGCAAGTTGAGGTGCGAAGACTACCTCACGCTGGTGGCGGCCAGTTCCATCATCAGGCCGGGTGTGGCGCGTTCGGGCATGATGCGCGCGTACATCGAACGCTTTCATGCTGTTCAAAACGGGGGTACGTATGAATCGATTCATCCGAAGATGGATGAGCTGATGAAAGAAACCTATGGCGTAATGGTGTACCAGGAAGATGTGATTAAAGTAGCGCACTATTTTGCCGGTCTCACCTTAACAGAGGCCGATGTGCTGCGCAGGGGCATGTCGGGCAAGTACCGGTCGCGCGAAGAGTTTAAGCGGGTGCAGGATAAATTTTTTGAAAACTGCCGGCAGCGCAACTACCCTCAACATGTTATTGAACGGGTGTGGTATGAGATTGAAAGTTTCTCAGGCTATTCCTTTGCCAAGGGGCATTCGGCCAGTTATGCCGTGGAGAGCTACCAGAGTTTGTACCTGAAGGCCCATTACCCGCTGGAGTTTATGGTGGGTGTGATCAACAACTTTGGCGGATTTTATAAAACCGAGTTCTATGTTCATGAGGCGCGGATGAACGGAGCTGTTATGGAGGCACCTTGTGTGAATTACAGCGAATACCTCACCACAATCTATGGCAATTGCATGTACCTGGGATTTATCCACCTGAAAAGCCTCGAAACCCGCATTGCACAGCAAATTGCTGTCGAGCGCAGTCGCTGCGGAGAATTTAAAAGTCTGCATGATTTTTTGCGAAGAGTAAACCCCGGGTTAGAGCAAGTACGTATTTTAATCCGGGTAGGTGCATTCCGGTTTACCGGTAAGTCGAAACAGCGATTGTTGTGGGAGGCGATGCTGTACCTCGGCCAGGCCAGAACAAAAGTGCCATCGGCTGAATTGTTTGACACCGAGCCGGCCGAGTACCCGCTGCCGCCCCTGCAGCGTGGTGAACTGGAAGATGCCTTTGATGAAATTGAACTGCTCGGCTTTCCGTTGTGCAATCCGTTTAAACTGGTTACACCGGTTGACTCAACACATACGGTAGGCGATTTGCCGGGTTGCATCGGAAAGACCGTTTGTATTTTAGGTTATATGGTAACTATCAAGTATACCAGCACCATCAAAGGCGACCCGATGTATTTCGGCACGTTTTACGATAAGCAGGGTGACGTGTTTGATACCGTTCATTTTCCGGATGCGGCCCGCAGGTTTCCCTTCCGTGGCCGCGGGTTTTACCTGATTAAGGGAACTGTTGCAGAAGACTTTGGCGTGAATATGATTGAAGTTGACGCTATGGATAAAATTCCAATGGTGAGCCAGCGTGCCGAGGAGTTCATGCGGGAAGACAGCTTGACTAAAGTTGAAGTAATCGGTGGATGA
- a CDS encoding acyl-CoA carboxylase subunit beta, producing MPEKDLEFNRNEDQYKQMIHRLHVKTVATKLGGGEKKIKEQHQKGKLTARERIAYLTDKDAAFLEIGLFAGDGMYKEQGGCPSGGVVTGIGYIKGRQCVIVANDATVKAGAWFPITAKKNLRAQEIAMENRLPIVYLVDSAGVFLPMQDEIFPDKEHFGRQFRNNARMSSMGIVQIAAIMGSCVAGGAYLPIMSDEAMIVDKTGSIFLAGSYLVKAAIGEEIDNETLGGATTHCEISGVTDNKFPNDEACLDYIRSLFDKLGHHEPAGFDRATPTMPKADLKDLYGIFPADRVKPYDTMEIIHRLVDDSAFDEYKALYGKTLICGTARIDGWAVGIVANQRKVVKSKKGEMQMGGVIYSDSADKAARFIMNCNQRKIPLVFLQDVSGFMVGSKAEHGGIIKDGAKMVNAMANSTVPKFTIIMGNSYGAGNYAMCGKAYDPRLIFAWPSAQIAVMSGASAAKTLLQIRVAALKSQGKEISKEEEAGLLKEITDRYNEQLSPYYAAARLWVDGIIDPVETRQVISMGIEAANHAPVERFNVGVIQT from the coding sequence ATGCCTGAGAAAGACCTGGAGTTTAACCGGAATGAAGATCAGTACAAGCAGATGATTCACCGCCTGCATGTAAAGACGGTCGCTACGAAACTGGGTGGGGGAGAAAAGAAAATAAAAGAGCAGCACCAAAAAGGTAAGCTTACAGCCCGCGAGCGCATTGCCTACCTCACCGATAAGGACGCTGCTTTTCTTGAAATCGGGTTGTTTGCCGGTGACGGCATGTACAAAGAACAAGGGGGCTGCCCATCGGGTGGTGTGGTTACCGGCATCGGCTATATTAAAGGCCGCCAATGCGTAATTGTAGCCAACGATGCTACCGTAAAGGCGGGCGCGTGGTTTCCGATTACTGCCAAGAAAAACCTGCGCGCTCAGGAGATTGCCATGGAAAACCGCCTGCCCATTGTTTATTTGGTTGATAGTGCCGGAGTGTTTCTGCCCATGCAGGATGAAATTTTTCCGGATAAAGAACACTTCGGCCGGCAGTTCAGAAATAATGCAAGGATGTCAAGCATGGGCATTGTGCAGATTGCCGCCATCATGGGCAGCTGTGTGGCCGGTGGCGCTTACCTGCCCATCATGTCGGATGAAGCTATGATTGTGGATAAAACGGGTTCCATTTTCCTGGCGGGTTCATACCTGGTGAAAGCAGCCATTGGCGAAGAGATAGACAATGAAACGCTGGGCGGAGCTACTACACACTGCGAAATATCCGGTGTAACCGATAATAAATTTCCCAACGATGAAGCCTGTCTGGATTACATCCGCTCGCTGTTCGATAAACTGGGGCATCACGAACCGGCCGGCTTTGACCGGGCAACACCCACTATGCCAAAGGCTGATCTGAAGGACCTGTATGGAATTTTTCCTGCCGACCGGGTTAAACCGTACGACACTATGGAAATCATCCACCGGTTGGTTGATGACTCAGCCTTCGATGAATACAAAGCCTTGTATGGCAAAACGCTGATTTGCGGTACCGCCCGGATAGACGGCTGGGCCGTAGGCATTGTTGCCAACCAGCGAAAAGTGGTTAAGTCAAAAAAAGGCGAGATGCAGATGGGCGGAGTAATTTATTCCGACTCGGCCGACAAGGCCGCGCGCTTTATTATGAACTGCAACCAGCGTAAAATTCCGTTGGTATTTCTGCAGGATGTAAGCGGCTTTATGGTGGGCAGCAAAGCCGAGCATGGCGGAATAATAAAAGATGGCGCCAAAATGGTGAATGCCATGGCCAACAGCACGGTGCCCAAGTTTACCATCATCATGGGCAACTCGTACGGAGCCGGCAACTACGCCATGTGCGGCAAGGCCTACGATCCGCGGCTCATTTTTGCCTGGCCTTCTGCCCAGATTGCCGTTATGAGCGGGGCTTCGGCAGCCAAAACGCTGCTGCAGATACGGGTGGCTGCGCTCAAATCGCAGGGAAAGGAAATCAGCAAAGAAGAGGAAGCCGGTTTGCTTAAAGAGATAACTGATCGGTACAACGAGCAACTAAGCCCATATTACGCTGCCGCCCGCCTCTGGGTTGACGGCATTATCGATCCGGTTGAAACCCGGCAGGTTATTTCCATGGGCATTGAAGCGGCTAATCATGCACCGGTTGAACGGTTTAATGTAGGCGTTATTCAAACGTGA